The Spartinivicinus poritis genome window below encodes:
- a CDS encoding RebB family R body protein — MPDQLNGQVVDSVTIANTKVLAEAPAMAMGSLYQTIGNSVAMAAANAVYAQQQANVTYQAATTLGVTKLFAQNKGQ; from the coding sequence ATGCCAGATCAATTAAATGGCCAAGTCGTCGATTCCGTTACCATTGCCAATACCAAAGTATTAGCCGAAGCGCCTGCCATGGCAATGGGCAGCTTGTACCAAACCATCGGTAACTCCGTTGCCATGGCTGCCGCCAATGCCGTCTACGCTCAGCAGCAAGCCAATGTAACCTATCAAGCCGCTACAACACTGGGTGTGACTAAACTGTTTGCGCAGAATAAAGGTCAATAA
- a CDS encoding RebB family R body protein, which produces MAEPTQPTNVNGAVVDSVTIANTKVLAEAPAMAMGSLYQTVGNSVAMAAANAVYAQQQANVGYQASSTLGVTKLFAQNKP; this is translated from the coding sequence ATGGCTGAGCCAACTCAACCCACTAACGTCAATGGCGCTGTTGTTGATTCCGTAACCATTGCTAACACGAAAGTATTAGCTGAAGCCCCTGCCATGGCAATGGGCAGTTTATATCAAACCGTTGGTAATTCCGTGGCTATGGCTGCCGCTAATGCGGTGTATGCGCAACAACAAGCCAATGTCGGTTATCAAGCTTCAAGCACTTTAGGGGTTACTAAACTGTTTGCGCAAAATAAACCTTAA